One Denticeps clupeoides chromosome 3, fDenClu1.1, whole genome shotgun sequence DNA window includes the following coding sequences:
- the zbtb7c gene encoding zinc finger and BTB domain-containing protein 7C, producing the protein MAHREEDLIGIPFPNHSSEVLCCLNEQRRDGLLCDVVLIVQDQEYRTHRSVLAACSQYFKKLFTVASDSSEQHGIYEINFVAPESLTAILEFAYTSTLTVTAGNVKEILSAAQMLEIPCIINVCLEIMDSGGGEEGGGGGGGGGGGGRGSEDDFDEEEEEDDEDMEDDEEEEESREEEQEDPEDDASEKSTQTSENQDMAVLDRGDRGQSPPGTSQQEQCANRPGTRCQDTQNDLLEKNRDGEGLEGRVLKDFSIESLLQEGLYPKMPGLDRGSSYSPLLPGFYPSMWAAEFLGFPQLLDPHHPSHPYPPPLENTPLDLAVKKEVIKEELKEEVQPGLLNRDFLKDFMAPGLGVGPDSQLGQIKDEADLRSYLTFLNASHLGALYPPWQLEEERKMKPKASQQCPICNKVIQGAGKLPRHMRTHTGEKPYMCTICEVRFTRQDKLKIHMRKHTGERPYICLHCNSKFVHNYDLKNHLRIHTGVRPYQCEHCYKSFTRSDHLHRHVKRQSCRVSRPRRGRKPATWRTSNFLFPPADPHIHQDKGLSASCRLLPAPHVAERRPQGGRTLRDSEGAGRESLEGRMVDRNHTLGQVERKRGVFAFALAREDALAIPPFPFPPPSADSWAMRLERAPPIPEAAN; encoded by the exons ATGGCTCACCGAGAGGAGGATCTTATTGGGATCCCATTCCCCAACCACAGCAGCGAGGTTCTGTGCTGCCTTAATGAACAGCGGAGGGACGGCCTCTTGTGTGATGTGGTCCTCATCGTCCAGGACCAGGAGTATCGGACGCACCGCTCTGTGCTTGCTGCCTGCAGCCAGTATTTCAAGAAGCTCTTCACCGTGGCCTCGGACAGCAGCGAGCAGCACGGAATCTACGAGATCAACTTTGTGGCCCCTGAGTCCCTGACAGCAATTCTGGAGTTTGCCTACACTTCCACGCTCACCGTAACAGCCGGAAATGTCAAAGAGATCCTGAGCGCTGCGCAGATGCTGGAGATACCTTGCATCATCAATGTGTGCCTGGAAATCATGGACAGTGGAGGCGGTGAAGAggggggtggtggaggaggaggaggaggaggaggaggaagagggtcTGAGGATGACtttgatgaagaggaagaggaggatgatgaggacATGGAGgacgatgaggaggaggaagagtctCGGGAGGAAGAACAGGAGGATCCGGAGGATGATGCCAGTGAGAAGTCCACCCAGACATCTGAGAACCAGGACATGGCTGTCCTGGACAgaggggacaggggacagagTCCACCCGGAACATCCCAGCAGGAGCAGTGCGCCAACAGGCCTGGAACAAGGTGTCAGGACACACAGAAcgacctgctggagaagaaccGGGATGGGGAGGGCCTGGAGGGCCGAGTCCTGAAAGACTTTTCCATTGAATCGCTCCTGCAGGAAGGGCTGTACCCAAAGATGCCTGGCCTGGACCGAGGTTCAAGCTATTCCCCGTTGCTCCCTGGCTTCTATCCTTCCATGTGGGCTGCTGAATTTCTTGGTTTCCCACAGCTCCTTGATCCACACCATCCTTCCCACCCTTACCCACCACCATTAGAAAACACGCCCCTGGATTTGGCTGTCAAGAAAGAGGTCATCAAGGAGGAGCTAAAGGAGGAAGTCCAGCCCGGTCTCCTTAACAGGGACTTTCTAAAAGACTTCATGGCCCCTGGGTTGGGTGTGGGCCCAGATTCCCAGCTGGGTCAGATAAAGGATGAGGCAGACCTTCGCTCCTACCTAACCTTCCTCAATGCCTCTCATCTAGGGGCACTCTACCCACCCTGGCAGCtggaagaggagaggaagatgaagCCCAAGGCATCGCAGCAATGCCCAATCTGCAACAAGGTGATCCAAGGAGCCGGCAAACTACCTCGGCACATGAGAACccacactggagagaaaccctacatGTGCACCATCTGTGAAGTGCGTTTTACCCG GCAGGACAAGCTGAAGATCCACATGCGGAAGCACACTGGCGAGCGGCCTTATATCTGCCTGCACTGCAACTCCAAGTTCGTGCACAACTACGACCTAAAGAACCACCTTCGCATCCACACAGGGGTTCGGCCTTACCAGTGCGAGCACTGCTACAAGAGCTTCACGCGGTCCGACCACCTGCACCGACACGTCAAGCGACAGAGCTGCCGAGTCTCGCGCCCGCGACGGGGCCGCAAGCCGGCCACCTGgcgaaccagcaactttctgttTCCACCCGCTGACCCCCACATCCACCAGGACAAGGGCCTCTCGGCAAGCTGCAGGCTGCTGCCAGCCCCACACGTGGCAGAGAGGAGGCCCCAGGGAGGCCGAACGCTGCGGGACTCGGAGGGGGCGGGCAGGGAGAGTCTCGAGGGCCGGATGGTAGACAGGAACCACACGCTGGGCCAggtggagaggaagaggggAGTGTTCGCCTTCGCCCTGGCCCGTGAGGACGCACTGGCCATCCCGCCGTTCCCTTTCCCACCTCCGTCAGCCGACTCCTGGGCCATGAGGCTGGAGCGAGCCCCGCCCATCCCAGAGGCTGCAAACTGA